From a single Arthrobacter sp. SLBN-112 genomic region:
- a CDS encoding glycoside hydrolase family 127 protein, with the protein MTSVHDIPAASARPGADSGTTAGPVGATAHGHYALRPLSFDSVRLRPEGHLGSWQELNRTSTIPHCIANVESSGALENFRRLIGESDAEFRGFWFQDTDLYKTLEAVGWEAGRHADPRWEEYLASMGELLAKVQEPDGYLNSWVQGVEPGKRWDKLQWSHELYTAGHLLQAAVAVARTTGNGTVVEVARRVADCIVETFGPGGVEKIDGHPEVETALVELYRLTGDKRYLDTAVRQLDLRGHGILPDDRFGRQYFQDHLPIRKAAHEATGHAVRQVYLSTGVADAYLENGDPSLLEAAEALWENIFSQKAYLTGALGSRHRDEAFGDAYELPPDRAYAETCASIASLHFSWRLLLATGNGKYADEMERALYNGIAASTSVEGTSFFYSNPLQLRTGHDGSTEDAPSERLSWYACACCPPNLARLVASLHHYVATQDESGLQLQLLHDGEVRASGEPFGGEVTVSTTTEYPWDENASIEVTAPAGEWTLSVRIPTWCKDPKVSIEGEHIEATPDASGYMRLRRDWEGITTVLLTLPMPVRIVSAHPHVDAVRGTVALVRGPVVYCLEQHDQADGVVLEDLAIDAAAPVEIGAAEGIPGVRTVLKAAGIASPPAEQALYRTAGTGEGEHRPIELTAIPYFRWANRGPAAMRVWIPVA; encoded by the coding sequence ATGACATCTGTTCACGACATCCCGGCAGCGTCCGCTCGACCGGGCGCCGACAGCGGAACCACAGCGGGGCCCGTCGGGGCCACGGCGCACGGACATTACGCTTTGCGCCCGCTGTCCTTCGATTCCGTACGGTTACGCCCCGAGGGACACCTGGGCAGCTGGCAGGAGCTCAACCGGACCTCCACCATTCCCCACTGCATCGCGAATGTGGAATCCAGCGGTGCCCTCGAGAACTTCCGGCGGCTCATCGGGGAAAGCGATGCCGAGTTCCGGGGTTTCTGGTTCCAGGACACCGACCTATACAAGACGCTGGAAGCTGTGGGATGGGAGGCTGGCCGCCACGCCGACCCGCGTTGGGAAGAGTACCTGGCATCCATGGGCGAACTGCTGGCAAAGGTGCAGGAACCGGACGGCTACCTGAACAGCTGGGTCCAGGGTGTTGAGCCCGGGAAGCGCTGGGACAAGCTGCAGTGGAGCCACGAGCTGTACACCGCCGGCCACCTGCTGCAGGCGGCCGTGGCAGTGGCCCGCACGACCGGAAACGGAACGGTCGTGGAGGTCGCCCGCAGGGTGGCTGACTGCATCGTGGAGACCTTCGGCCCCGGCGGCGTCGAAAAGATTGACGGCCACCCTGAAGTGGAAACCGCATTGGTGGAGCTCTACCGCCTGACCGGAGACAAGCGCTACCTCGACACTGCCGTGCGGCAGTTGGACCTGCGCGGCCACGGCATCCTTCCCGATGACAGATTCGGCCGCCAGTACTTCCAGGACCACCTTCCTATCCGCAAGGCCGCCCACGAGGCTACAGGGCATGCGGTGCGACAGGTCTACCTCTCCACCGGAGTAGCCGATGCCTACCTCGAAAACGGCGACCCGTCCCTGCTGGAGGCCGCCGAAGCGCTGTGGGAGAACATCTTCTCCCAAAAGGCCTACCTGACCGGAGCCCTCGGATCACGCCACCGGGACGAGGCGTTCGGCGACGCCTACGAGCTGCCGCCGGACCGCGCCTATGCCGAGACGTGCGCGTCCATCGCAAGCCTGCACTTCAGCTGGCGACTCCTGCTCGCCACAGGCAATGGCAAATATGCCGATGAGATGGAGCGTGCGCTCTACAACGGCATCGCCGCATCGACTTCTGTTGAGGGCACCAGCTTCTTCTACTCCAACCCCCTGCAGCTGCGCACGGGCCATGACGGATCTACCGAGGATGCGCCGTCGGAACGCCTGTCCTGGTACGCATGCGCCTGCTGCCCGCCGAACCTGGCACGCCTGGTGGCATCCCTGCACCATTACGTGGCCACGCAGGATGAGTCCGGACTGCAGCTTCAGCTGCTGCACGACGGCGAAGTGCGCGCATCGGGCGAACCCTTCGGCGGTGAAGTAACGGTCTCCACGACTACGGAATATCCGTGGGACGAAAACGCCAGCATCGAAGTCACGGCCCCTGCCGGCGAATGGACGCTTTCCGTGCGCATCCCCACCTGGTGCAAAGACCCGAAGGTAAGCATTGAGGGGGAGCACATCGAGGCAACGCCGGACGCGTCCGGCTACATGCGGTTGCGCCGCGACTGGGAAGGGATCACCACCGTCCTGCTGACGTTGCCGATGCCTGTGCGAATTGTTAGCGCTCATCCACATGTGGACGCCGTGCGCGGCACGGTCGCCTTGGTCCGCGGGCCCGTGGTCTACTGCCTCGAACAGCATGACCAGGCGGACGGCGTGGTGCTTGAAGACCTCGCAATCGATGCGGCGGCTCCGGTGGAGATCGGGGCAGCAGAGGGCATCCCCGGGGTGCGCACCGTGCTCAAGGCCGCAGGCATCGCCAGTCCCCCGGCGGAGCAGGCGCTCTACCGCACTGCCGGAACGGGTGAGGGGGAACACCGGCCCATCGAGCTGACTGCCATTCCCTACTTCCGCTGGGCCAACCGTGGCCCGGCCGCCATGCGGGTCTGGATCCCGGTCGCTTAG
- a CDS encoding LacI family DNA-binding transcriptional regulator, producing MSENNFRSSGIAAVAARAGVSTGTVSKALNGTGQLRESTRLRVRAAAEEVGWLPNGAARSIRSGRTYTVGVITTDSYGRFSIPILRGVEDALGLGEMLCFLCDSRDDPIREQHYVRTLLARQVDGIIAVGRKADPRTPLGENLPVPVIYAFAPSTGPRDCSVTGDERGGARRAVDHLVKTGRRRIAHITGLENHASAALRADGFLSAMAAQGLEPVGDVWYGSWTEEWGHNGVRALLANYPDVDAIFCGSDQIARGAAYELERHGRSIPGDVALIGVDNWSPFTDGYRPHLSSVDLNLSTIGRRAGEALLSALDGLPRPGIHIVDCDLIVRESSGPRG from the coding sequence ATGTCGGAAAATAATTTCCGTAGTTCCGGCATAGCGGCAGTGGCCGCACGGGCGGGAGTTTCGACCGGAACGGTGTCAAAGGCGCTGAACGGTACGGGCCAGCTACGTGAGTCGACCCGGCTGCGGGTCCGCGCTGCCGCGGAGGAGGTTGGCTGGCTTCCCAACGGCGCGGCGCGGAGCATCCGCAGTGGCAGGACCTACACCGTGGGGGTGATCACCACCGACAGTTACGGACGCTTCAGCATTCCTATTCTGCGGGGCGTCGAGGATGCCCTCGGGCTGGGGGAGATGCTCTGCTTCCTTTGCGACAGCCGGGACGACCCCATCCGGGAGCAGCACTACGTGCGAACACTGCTGGCACGGCAGGTGGATGGAATCATCGCAGTCGGGCGCAAAGCCGATCCGCGGACGCCGCTCGGGGAGAACCTTCCCGTGCCGGTCATCTACGCCTTCGCGCCGTCGACCGGTCCGCGGGACTGCTCCGTCACCGGGGACGAGCGCGGCGGCGCACGGCGTGCCGTCGACCACCTGGTGAAGACCGGGAGGCGTCGGATCGCGCACATCACCGGCCTGGAAAACCATGCGTCCGCGGCACTGCGTGCGGACGGCTTCCTTTCCGCTATGGCCGCTCAGGGGCTGGAGCCGGTAGGGGATGTCTGGTATGGAAGCTGGACCGAGGAATGGGGCCACAACGGGGTCCGCGCGCTGCTGGCGAACTACCCGGACGTGGACGCCATCTTCTGCGGCAGCGACCAGATTGCCCGGGGCGCCGCGTACGAACTTGAGCGGCACGGCCGGTCGATCCCGGGGGACGTGGCCCTGATAGGCGTAGACAACTGGTCCCCGTTCACCGACGGGTACCGGCCGCATCTTTCCAGCGTGGACCTGAACCTTTCCACCATCGGCCGGCGCGCGGGTGAGGCGCTGCTGTCAGCCCTGGACGGATTACCCCGGCCGGGAATTCATATCGTTGACTGCGACCTCATCGTGCGGGAGTCCTCCGGTCCACGGGGGTAG
- a CDS encoding potassium channel family protein, which yields MTFEDALLTAVGAVLILLMVSDVFHTLLYPHGSGPVGRTIMRGFWLLSRKLRGGASSVAAPLAMAAVIAAWAALAAVGWALLYLPHLSNGFSYSADVPRQADFAEALYISLVALSTAGFGEIVPTHPLLRLVMAFQAVAGFGLLTATVSWILQTYPALSRRRALAHQLNLFREAAGPSGIASLEARHAARLLESMAENVASVSIDLLSFHETYYFHEVEQRGSLPATIAYAHQLASDAQGSDNPELRFAGRMLYAALDDLAEVLRGKFGHVGSTSSDVFDHYELHHRHRRPPEPRR from the coding sequence ATGACCTTTGAGGACGCGCTCCTGACGGCGGTTGGCGCCGTGCTGATTCTGCTGATGGTCTCCGACGTCTTCCATACCCTGCTGTACCCCCACGGCTCGGGTCCGGTGGGCCGGACCATCATGCGCGGGTTCTGGCTGCTGTCCAGGAAGCTCAGGGGCGGGGCCTCCTCGGTGGCCGCCCCGCTGGCCATGGCGGCAGTCATCGCCGCGTGGGCCGCCCTGGCTGCCGTGGGCTGGGCTCTACTGTACCTCCCCCATTTGTCGAACGGGTTCTCCTACTCGGCGGACGTGCCCCGGCAGGCTGACTTTGCTGAGGCGCTGTACATTTCGCTTGTGGCCCTCTCCACCGCGGGATTTGGCGAGATCGTGCCCACCCACCCGCTGCTGCGGCTGGTGATGGCGTTCCAGGCCGTGGCCGGTTTTGGCCTGCTGACCGCCACGGTCTCATGGATCCTGCAGACGTACCCGGCGCTGAGCCGCCGGCGCGCGCTTGCCCACCAGTTGAATCTGTTCCGGGAAGCGGCAGGACCATCCGGGATCGCGTCGCTGGAGGCGCGGCATGCGGCCCGGCTGCTGGAGTCGATGGCGGAAAACGTGGCATCGGTGAGCATTGATCTTCTTTCCTTCCACGAGACCTATTACTTCCATGAAGTGGAGCAGAGGGGCTCGCTTCCCGCCACCATCGCGTACGCCCACCAGCTGGCCTCGGACGCCCAGGGCAGCGACAACCCTGAGCTTCGGTTCGCCGGGCGGATGCTCTACGCGGCGCTGGATGACCTCGCCGAAGTCCTGCGCGGGAAGTTCGGCCACGTGGGAAGCACCTCCTCGGACGTATTCGACCACTACGAGCTCCACCACCGGCACCGGCGGCCCCCGGAACCGCGAAGGTGA
- a CDS encoding GNAT family N-acetyltransferase, producing the protein MYTLRRTYGTGVGAALVSAAVGSGPAYLWVVENNPRALAFYLKQGFRPDGKRNTLPPEWEALPEFRLVRRGQH; encoded by the coding sequence ATCTATACCCTCCGGCGGACCTACGGGACGGGCGTCGGGGCAGCGCTGGTGAGTGCCGCCGTCGGCTCCGGCCCCGCCTACCTCTGGGTGGTGGAGAACAATCCCCGTGCCCTGGCCTTTTACCTGAAGCAGGGGTTCCGGCCCGACGGCAAGCGCAACACCCTTCCGCCCGAGTGGGAGGCCCTGCCGGAATTCCGGCTGGTCCGGCGCGGCCAGCACTAG
- a CDS encoding FAD-binding dehydrogenase, which translates to MDADVIIIGGGLAGLVAGNELVRAGKRVAIVDQENAANLGGQAFWSLGGLFLVDTPMQRRLGVKDSFDLAWQDWQGSAQWDRLSGAHPEDEWAQQWGRAYVEFAAGEKRGWLREQGIRFTPLVGWAERGDGRAGGHGNSVPRFHVPWGTGTGVSEPFANKAREASRAGSLQFFFRHRVDALTYDGGTVTGVRGAVLAPDGSPRGLSSNRDVVGGFELRAQAVVVASGGIGGSHEQVRRWWPDRLGTPPRKMVTGVPRHVDGRMLDIADESGVRLVNRDRMWHYTEGIQNWNPVWPDHAIRILPGPSSLWFDALGRRLPSPGLPGYDTLGTLRLLRTTPELQQYSHSWFILNQRIIEKEFALSGSEQNPDITNRDLRLLLRSRLGRGAGAPIEAFKEHGADFVVADNLADLVRGMNGLTDEPLLDHALVRRQIEERDAEIRNPYSKDIQVAGIRNSRRYLGDRLFRTVKPHRILDPAAGPLIAVRLHVVMRKTLGGIQTNLDGQALSHDGVPIPGLYAAGEAAGFGGGGAHGYNALEGTFLGGCLFTGLTVGRALARAL; encoded by the coding sequence ATGGACGCGGACGTCATCATCATCGGCGGCGGGCTGGCCGGGCTGGTGGCCGGCAATGAACTGGTCCGTGCCGGGAAGCGCGTGGCCATTGTGGACCAGGAAAACGCAGCGAACCTGGGCGGGCAGGCCTTCTGGTCCCTGGGCGGGCTCTTCCTGGTGGACACCCCCATGCAGCGGCGCCTGGGCGTGAAGGATTCCTTCGATCTGGCGTGGCAGGACTGGCAGGGGTCCGCACAGTGGGACCGGCTGTCCGGGGCGCACCCCGAGGACGAGTGGGCGCAGCAGTGGGGCCGCGCCTATGTGGAGTTTGCCGCAGGCGAGAAGCGTGGGTGGCTGCGGGAACAGGGCATCCGCTTCACGCCGCTGGTGGGCTGGGCAGAGCGGGGCGACGGCCGGGCCGGCGGCCACGGCAACTCGGTCCCCCGCTTCCACGTCCCGTGGGGCACCGGCACCGGGGTTTCGGAACCATTCGCAAACAAGGCCCGGGAGGCTTCCCGGGCGGGCAGCCTCCAGTTTTTCTTCCGGCACCGGGTGGACGCTTTGACGTACGACGGCGGCACGGTCACCGGAGTGCGGGGGGCGGTGCTGGCTCCTGATGGCTCCCCGCGCGGGTTGTCCTCCAACCGGGATGTTGTGGGCGGCTTCGAGCTGCGGGCGCAGGCCGTGGTGGTGGCGTCCGGCGGGATCGGCGGCAGCCATGAGCAGGTGCGGCGCTGGTGGCCTGACCGGCTGGGGACGCCGCCGCGGAAGATGGTCACCGGGGTGCCGCGGCACGTGGACGGGCGGATGCTGGACATCGCTGATGAGTCGGGCGTCCGCCTGGTGAACCGCGACCGCATGTGGCACTACACCGAGGGCATCCAGAACTGGAACCCGGTCTGGCCGGACCATGCCATCCGGATCCTGCCTGGCCCGTCGTCGCTCTGGTTCGACGCGCTGGGCCGGCGGCTCCCCTCCCCCGGCCTGCCGGGCTACGACACCCTGGGCACCCTCCGCCTCCTCCGGACCACCCCCGAGCTTCAGCAGTACAGCCATTCCTGGTTCATCCTCAACCAGCGCATCATCGAAAAGGAATTCGCCCTGTCCGGCTCGGAGCAAAACCCGGACATCACCAACCGCGACCTCAGGCTGCTGCTCCGGAGCCGGCTGGGCCGGGGCGCCGGCGCCCCCATCGAAGCGTTCAAGGAGCACGGGGCGGACTTCGTGGTGGCGGACAACCTGGCGGACCTGGTCCGCGGGATGAACGGGCTGACCGACGAGCCGCTGCTGGACCATGCACTGGTCCGGCGGCAGATCGAGGAGCGCGACGCCGAGATCCGGAACCCCTACTCCAAGGACATCCAGGTCGCCGGCATCCGCAACAGCCGCCGTTACCTGGGCGACAGGCTCTTCCGCACGGTCAAACCGCACCGGATCCTGGACCCCGCCGCCGGTCCGCTCATTGCCGTCCGGCTGCATGTGGTCATGCGCAAAACACTGGGCGGAATCCAGACGAACCTCGACGGACAGGCCCTCAGTCATGACGGCGTTCCCATTCCCGGCCTGTACGCCGCCGGTGAAGCTGCCGGATTCGGCGGCGGCGGCGCCCACGGCTACAACGCGTTGGAGGGCACCTTCCTGGGCGGCTGCCTCTTCACCGGCCTGACGGTGGGCCGGGCCCTGGCCCGCGCACTGTAA
- a CDS encoding SRPBCC family protein, whose translation MSEQPAALVLNLECTVASPPDATFRLLTDPARLANWWGPHGFSIPQVDVNLVVGGRYRFRMAPPEGEPFHLSGEFLEIDPPWRLVYTFAWEEPAPDDRETVVDLSLASTGTGTRVALSQGPFLTEERLALHRDGWRDSFEKLVLAARGAA comes from the coding sequence ATGAGTGAGCAACCAGCCGCCCTGGTCCTGAACCTGGAGTGCACCGTGGCATCTCCGCCGGACGCAACGTTCCGGCTGCTGACGGACCCGGCCCGGCTTGCCAATTGGTGGGGCCCGCACGGATTCAGCATCCCCCAAGTGGACGTCAACCTGGTGGTGGGCGGCCGCTACCGGTTCCGCATGGCCCCGCCGGAGGGCGAGCCCTTCCACCTTTCCGGGGAGTTCCTGGAGATCGATCCACCCTGGCGGCTGGTCTACACCTTCGCATGGGAGGAACCGGCGCCGGACGACCGGGAAACCGTCGTGGACCTCTCCCTCGCCAGCACCGGAACCGGCACACGGGTGGCGCTCTCACAGGGACCGTTCCTGACGGAGGAGCGGCTGGCCCTGCACCGGGACGGGTGGAGGGACTCGTTCGAGAAGCTGGTTCTCGCCGCCCGGGGCGCAGCTTAG
- a CDS encoding DUF2177 family protein: protein MSARTKNWLTTYVVSALIFAVLDVAWILLVANPLYQGQIGHLLAAKANLPGAVLFYVIFVAGMVHYGVRPNSPRLTLRQRVTGAALFGFFTYATWALTGFAVLKDFTALVAVTDILWGAAACSVVTWATATVLRGRLAGAAAA from the coding sequence ATGAGCGCCCGCACCAAGAACTGGCTGACCACCTACGTTGTCAGCGCCCTGATTTTCGCGGTGCTGGACGTGGCGTGGATCCTGCTGGTGGCCAACCCGCTGTACCAGGGCCAGATCGGCCACCTCCTCGCAGCCAAGGCCAACCTGCCCGGCGCGGTCCTCTTCTATGTCATCTTCGTGGCGGGGATGGTGCACTACGGCGTCCGGCCCAACAGCCCTCGCCTCACGCTGCGGCAGCGGGTCACGGGCGCCGCCCTGTTCGGATTCTTCACCTACGCCACCTGGGCACTGACCGGGTTCGCCGTGCTGAAGGATTTCACCGCCCTGGTGGCCGTGACGGACATACTCTGGGGAGCCGCGGCCTGCAGCGTGGTCACCTGGGCGACAGCCACCGTACTGCGCGGCCGGCTGGCGGGGGCTGCCGCGGCCTAA
- a CDS encoding DUF1295 domain-containing protein — MNEKSRKALISTAIAVVVAVLIALAGSQGGARIGGFPVFAMGVAVAFVIQWVVFIPSYKGQTEKFYDLTGALTYISITVFLVLASPGVDARGMLLAAMVVLWAARLGSFLFLRISKHGKDDRFDELKPDFFRFLNTWTIQGLWVVLTAALAWVAITSDKKVGLDGFFWVGLLVWAAGITIETLADLQKNRFKDNPANKGRFISTGLWSRSRHPNYFGEITLWVGMAIIALPVLQGWQWAALVSPVFVALLLIKGSGVPPLEKKADKKWGGQADYEEYKRNTPVLVPRLK; from the coding sequence GTGAACGAAAAGAGCCGCAAGGCCCTCATCAGTACCGCCATTGCCGTGGTGGTGGCAGTACTCATTGCGCTGGCCGGCAGCCAGGGCGGGGCACGGATTGGCGGGTTCCCGGTGTTCGCGATGGGGGTTGCCGTCGCGTTCGTGATTCAGTGGGTGGTGTTCATCCCGTCCTACAAGGGGCAGACGGAAAAGTTCTACGACCTCACCGGCGCCCTGACCTACATCTCCATCACGGTGTTCCTGGTGCTCGCCAGCCCGGGCGTGGATGCGCGCGGCATGCTGCTGGCAGCCATGGTGGTGCTGTGGGCCGCGCGGCTGGGCAGCTTCCTGTTCCTGCGGATCAGCAAGCACGGCAAGGACGACCGCTTCGATGAACTCAAGCCGGACTTTTTCCGCTTCCTGAACACGTGGACCATCCAGGGCCTGTGGGTGGTCCTCACGGCGGCGTTGGCATGGGTGGCCATCACGTCTGACAAGAAGGTGGGCCTGGACGGATTCTTCTGGGTGGGCCTGCTGGTGTGGGCCGCGGGCATCACCATCGAGACCCTTGCGGACCTGCAGAAGAATCGCTTCAAGGACAACCCCGCCAACAAGGGCCGTTTCATCAGCACCGGCCTCTGGTCCAGGTCCCGCCACCCCAACTACTTCGGCGAAATCACCCTCTGGGTGGGCATGGCCATCATCGCCCTGCCCGTCCTGCAGGGCTGGCAGTGGGCCGCCCTGGTCTCCCCGGTGTTCGTGGCCCTGCTCCTGATCAAGGGCAGCGGCGTGCCGCCCCTGGAGAAGAAGGCGGACAAGAAATGGGGCGGCCAGGCGGACTACGAAGAGTACAAGAGGAACACGCCCGTGCTGGTGCCGAGGCTCAAATAG
- a CDS encoding OFA family MFS transporter, which produces MGWLDRNHSIAPPGFNRWLVPPAALAVHLCIGQAYATSVYKTALVKHFGASLTEIGVIFSIAIVMLGLSAAVMGTWVDRNGPRKAMFTSAMFWAGGFLVGSLGIFTHQLWLVYLGYGIIGGIGLGIGYISPVSTLIKWFPDRPGLATGMAIMGFGGGALIASPVSTALLKLYDPNSGAKGWVASGDAVGKLFLTLAVVYLAYMLFGAFTIRVPAEGWRPAGFDPAKVKAAKLVTTENVSAKNAIKTRQFWLLWVALFCNVTAGIGILEQAAPMIQDFFRQPDGGSLVSAGVAAGFVGLLSIGNMTGRFAWSATSDVTGRKRIYMVYLGVGAVLYTVLALAGSTATALYVLLAFVIISFYGGGFSTVPAYLRDLFGTYQVGAIHGRLLTAWSAAGVAGPLIVNAILDAQGKPGQLNAASYQPALLTMVGLLVVGFLANLLIKPVDARFHEPRSQRHEPSLEK; this is translated from the coding sequence ATGGGCTGGCTTGACCGTAACCACAGCATCGCCCCACCGGGATTCAACCGCTGGCTCGTTCCACCGGCCGCGCTGGCGGTCCATCTCTGTATTGGCCAGGCCTACGCCACGAGCGTGTACAAAACGGCGCTGGTCAAGCATTTCGGTGCCAGCCTGACCGAAATCGGAGTTATCTTCTCCATCGCCATCGTGATGCTGGGCCTCTCCGCCGCGGTCATGGGTACATGGGTGGACCGGAACGGGCCACGCAAGGCCATGTTCACCTCCGCCATGTTCTGGGCCGGCGGCTTCCTGGTCGGCTCGCTGGGCATCTTCACGCACCAGCTCTGGCTCGTGTACCTGGGCTACGGCATTATCGGCGGCATCGGCCTGGGCATCGGCTATATCTCGCCGGTGTCCACCCTGATCAAGTGGTTCCCGGACCGGCCGGGCCTGGCCACCGGCATGGCCATCATGGGCTTCGGCGGCGGCGCGCTGATCGCCAGTCCCGTTTCCACCGCCCTGCTCAAACTGTACGATCCCAACTCCGGCGCCAAGGGCTGGGTGGCAAGCGGCGATGCTGTGGGAAAGCTCTTCCTGACCCTCGCCGTCGTCTACCTCGCGTACATGCTCTTCGGGGCCTTCACCATCAGGGTCCCCGCCGAGGGGTGGCGCCCGGCGGGATTCGACCCCGCCAAGGTCAAAGCCGCCAAGCTCGTCACCACGGAGAACGTCTCGGCCAAGAACGCCATAAAGACCCGGCAGTTCTGGCTGCTGTGGGTTGCGCTGTTCTGCAATGTCACCGCCGGCATTGGCATCCTTGAACAGGCTGCCCCCATGATCCAGGACTTCTTCCGGCAGCCCGACGGCGGATCGCTGGTGAGTGCCGGCGTCGCCGCCGGCTTCGTGGGACTGCTGTCGATCGGCAACATGACGGGGCGGTTCGCCTGGTCCGCCACGTCCGACGTCACGGGCCGCAAGCGCATCTACATGGTCTACCTCGGCGTCGGCGCCGTCCTCTACACGGTGCTGGCCCTGGCCGGGTCCACCGCGACGGCCCTCTACGTGCTGCTGGCGTTCGTCATCATTTCCTTCTATGGCGGCGGCTTTTCCACGGTTCCGGCGTACCTGCGGGACCTCTTCGGAACGTACCAGGTGGGCGCCATCCACGGCCGCCTGCTGACCGCGTGGTCCGCCGCCGGGGTGGCCGGCCCGCTGATCGTCAACGCCATCCTGGACGCACAGGGAAAGCCCGGCCAGCTGAACGCGGCGTCCTACCAGCCGGCGCTGCTGACCATGGTGGGGCTGCTGGTGGTGGGCTTCCTGGCCAACCTGCTGATCAAGCCCGTCGACGCGCGATTCCACGAACCCCGCTCCCAGCGGCACGAACCTTCCTTGGAGAAATGA
- a CDS encoding MFS transporter small subunit, with the protein MSNARTPEAQTPVKKSTGRLTLAWVLVGIPLAFGIFQTLTQVAALFG; encoded by the coding sequence ATGAGCAACGCACGCACCCCCGAAGCGCAGACGCCCGTCAAAAAGTCCACGGGCAGGCTGACCTTGGCGTGGGTCCTGGTGGGTATCCCGCTGGCCTTCGGCATCTTCCAGACCCTGACCCAGGTGGCGGCCCTGTTCGGCTAG
- a CDS encoding IS30 family transposase, whose product MTRREAAKQLGISRCAAQEWDNGVRRTRNGRIYRDGRQIDYTNGVMTLTTAEATADSAALPPLAALEKPLDARFLTLHDRERIADLRNTGAPVREIARELGRPASTISRELARNGVNDGKYYAYAAQRAATARRPRPKDSKLVTHHRLRKYVKRKLLRRWSPEQISNKLTRKFPNDPEMRVSPETIYQALYFQARGGLKREVQAALRTGRTRRKAHKDPQQRQPRFADPMVMISERPPEIEDRAVPGHWEGDLITGASNQSAIATLVERTTRYVMLVHLPGDHTAETVRDGLIATMKSLPEHLRGSLTWDQGAEMAAHKSFTIATDMQVYFCDPGSPWQRGSNENTNGLLRQYFEKGTDLSIYGPEDLEHVAQELNSRPRKTLDWETPAERLRDLLMTT is encoded by the coding sequence ATGACCCGCCGTGAAGCGGCCAAACAACTGGGCATTAGCCGCTGCGCGGCTCAGGAGTGGGACAACGGCGTCAGAAGGACACGGAATGGGCGAATCTACCGTGATGGGCGCCAGATCGACTACACCAATGGTGTGATGACGTTGACTACTGCAGAAGCCACCGCCGATTCTGCCGCGCTCCCCCCACTGGCAGCCCTGGAAAAACCATTGGATGCCCGGTTCCTGACGCTGCATGACCGCGAACGGATCGCCGACCTCCGCAATACCGGCGCACCGGTCCGGGAGATCGCCAGAGAGCTCGGTCGGCCTGCCTCGACAATCAGCCGGGAGCTGGCCCGAAACGGTGTCAACGATGGGAAGTACTACGCCTATGCTGCCCAACGAGCAGCAACTGCCCGTCGCCCCCGGCCCAAGGACAGCAAGCTGGTCACGCACCACCGGCTGCGCAAATATGTGAAGCGAAAACTGCTTCGGCGCTGGTCACCGGAACAGATCAGCAACAAGCTGACCAGGAAGTTTCCCAACGACCCGGAGATGCGCGTGAGCCCAGAAACAATCTACCAAGCCCTCTACTTCCAGGCCCGCGGAGGACTCAAGCGCGAAGTCCAGGCAGCTCTGCGCACCGGCCGGACACGCCGTAAAGCCCACAAGGACCCCCAGCAACGGCAGCCCCGTTTCGCTGATCCGATGGTGATGATCTCCGAACGCCCACCCGAGATCGAAGACCGCGCCGTTCCAGGACATTGGGAAGGAGATCTAATCACCGGAGCGAGCAACCAGTCCGCGATCGCCACCCTCGTCGAACGCACCACCAGATACGTCATGCTGGTCCACCTGCCCGGTGACCACACCGCCGAAACCGTCCGCGACGGCCTCATCGCCACGATGAAAAGTCTTCCCGAACACCTCAGGGGCTCTCTGACTTGGGATCAAGGGGCGGAAATGGCAGCCCACAAATCCTTCACCATCGCCACTGACATGCAGGTCTACTTCTGCGATCCGGGCAGCCCGTGGCAACGCGGCTCCAACGAAAACACCAACGGCCTGCTACGCCAATACTTCGAAAAAGGCACAGACTTATCCATCTACGGGCCCGAAGATCTCGAACACGTCGCCCAGGAACTCAACAGCCGACCACGCAAAACGCTCGACTGGGAAACCCCAGCCGAGCGTCTCCGTGATCTACTAATGACCACATAA